In Dehalogenimonas etheniformans, one genomic interval encodes:
- a CDS encoding type IV pilus twitching motility protein PilT encodes MDVLELLRTASDLKASDLHLVIDSPPLVRVNGELQELGNVFLTPHDIDVALTQLTDEEQRQKFLQTKELDFACTMDDYGRLRCNVARQMHGISLAIRLLPPAVPTIDELELPQILKDLAVQPRGLLLVTGPTGSGKSTTLAAMLQHLNQTGGHHIITIEDPIEYVHQRVKCAITQRQLGEDTNSYPSALKHILRQNPDVIMLGEIRDPDTAAAALSVAETGHLVLSTSHAPSAPQAVERVIDLFAPQERHLAEARLASLLVAVLCQTLVPRASGKGRIAAMEVLIANPAAKSMIRESKVHNLHNVITTNRESGMITMDESLAELYKAGTITLKTVFAYCNDPTEVKKYLGVNVRTISGK; translated from the coding sequence ATGGACGTTTTGGAGTTATTGCGAACTGCCAGCGACCTGAAAGCCTCCGATCTCCATCTGGTCATCGACAGCCCGCCTCTTGTTAGGGTAAATGGCGAACTTCAGGAGTTGGGTAATGTTTTCCTCACCCCCCACGATATAGATGTGGCGCTGACCCAGCTTACCGATGAAGAACAAAGGCAGAAGTTTCTGCAGACCAAAGAACTCGATTTCGCCTGCACCATGGATGACTACGGCCGCCTGCGTTGCAACGTAGCGAGACAGATGCACGGCATCAGCCTGGCCATCCGGCTTCTGCCACCGGCGGTGCCGACCATTGATGAACTCGAATTACCCCAGATCCTTAAAGACTTGGCGGTTCAACCGCGCGGACTGCTATTGGTGACCGGTCCTACGGGAAGCGGGAAAAGCACGACTCTGGCAGCGATGCTCCAACACCTCAATCAGACCGGCGGGCATCATATAATCACAATCGAGGACCCAATCGAGTATGTTCACCAGCGGGTGAAATGCGCCATAACCCAGCGCCAACTCGGAGAAGACACCAATTCATACCCCTCGGCACTGAAGCATATCCTGAGACAAAATCCCGACGTCATCATGCTTGGCGAGATTCGGGATCCCGATACAGCTGCGGCAGCACTTTCTGTGGCTGAAACAGGTCATCTAGTGCTGTCAACCAGCCACGCTCCATCAGCACCCCAAGCTGTTGAGCGCGTCATCGACCTGTTTGCGCCCCAGGAGAGGCACCTGGCCGAAGCCAGGTTAGCGTCTCTTCTGGTTGCGGTGCTATGCCAGACCCTGGTTCCAAGAGCTAGTGGAAAAGGCAGAATCGCAGCCATGGAGGTACTCATCGCTAACCCGGCAGCCAAGAGTATGATCCGGGAAAGCAAAGTCCACAACCTCCACAATGTGATAACGACCAACCGCGAAAGCGGTATGATAACCATGGATGAGAGTCTGGCTGAATTATATAAAGCCGGAACAATCACCTTGAAAACTGTATTCGCTTATTGCAATGACCCAACCGAGGTTAAAAAATATCTCGGTGTTAATGTTCGCACAATCTCCGGGAAATAG
- a CDS encoding DDE-type integrase/transposase/recombinase — MKTVIVNIAKASVRVMEIVNEARISKIEYVACKWCGSQDVKKNGHKREIQQWLCAKCGRTFQNNACLPHDKYTPEDIASAVYQYYTGSSLADIRGEIKQKTGREPSDPAILQWIKKATEAALDSTRNDKPNIGDTVAADETVIKVSGKKYWCVVVVDPISKYVLSAYLSRARTARAIQLAFEQAKLKMTKPPKVVISDGYTAYPEMVKMVFGDTTHHIVTKPFEGKNGQSNNVIERFNSTLKEKHKVSRNFKSLATAKMNLLGYVYFYNYLRGHESLDGQTPAAICGLKTPNENWKEVIYSRKPLIQSTIQPVNMGYRKRQSAKVRARKPIATGAMTIRGRR, encoded by the coding sequence ATGAAAACAGTAATAGTAAATATAGCGAAAGCGAGTGTTAGAGTTATGGAGATAGTGAATGAGGCGAGAATAAGCAAAATAGAATATGTGGCCTGTAAGTGGTGTGGTAGCCAAGATGTTAAAAAGAATGGGCATAAGAGAGAAATACAACAATGGCTATGCGCCAAGTGTGGCCGAACATTCCAAAATAATGCCTGTCTGCCACACGATAAGTACACTCCAGAGGACATAGCATCGGCGGTTTATCAGTACTACACAGGATCATCGCTTGCCGATATTCGAGGCGAAATAAAACAAAAAACAGGCCGAGAACCTAGCGATCCTGCGATACTCCAATGGATTAAAAAAGCCACAGAAGCAGCGCTAGACAGTACACGAAATGACAAGCCTAATATTGGTGATACTGTTGCTGCCGATGAGACTGTAATTAAAGTTTCTGGCAAGAAATATTGGTGTGTTGTTGTTGTAGACCCAATTTCCAAATATGTCTTATCTGCCTATCTATCACGGGCAAGAACGGCAAGGGCGATACAGTTAGCTTTCGAGCAAGCCAAGTTAAAAATGACCAAGCCGCCTAAAGTGGTCATTTCAGATGGGTATACCGCCTATCCTGAAATGGTCAAAATGGTTTTCGGTGATACGACACATCACATCGTTACCAAGCCGTTTGAGGGTAAAAACGGGCAATCCAACAACGTAATCGAGAGGTTTAATTCAACGCTAAAAGAGAAGCACAAAGTAAGCCGTAACTTCAAAAGCCTAGCGACAGCCAAAATGAACCTCTTAGGGTATGTCTATTTCTATAACTACCTAAGAGGACACGAAAGCCTAGACGGGCAAACTCCTGCTGCTATATGTGGGCTAAAGACACCTAACGAAAACTGGAAAGAGGTTATTTACTCTCGAAAGCCATTAATACAGTCCACAATTCAGCCGGTTAATATGGGCTATCGTAAAAGGCAATCGGCAAAAGTTAGGGCTAGAAAACCAATCGCAACAGGGGCAATGACGATTAGGGGGCGGAGATAA
- the gatC gene encoding Asp-tRNA(Asn)/Glu-tRNA(Gln) amidotransferase subunit GatC, whose translation MELSKQEVLHIARLARLGIEDAEIDRLQGQLSDILGHFSVLAQVKTDGVPPTAHTFAQCNVLGYDEPALSLSTEQVLANAPEREGDLFRIRAVLE comes from the coding sequence ATGGAACTTTCCAAACAAGAAGTCCTGCATATCGCCCGGCTAGCGCGCCTCGGCATCGAAGACGCCGAAATAGATCGCCTTCAGGGGCAGCTTTCTGATATTCTTGGCCACTTCTCGGTGCTTGCTCAGGTAAAGACGGATGGCGTGCCGCCCACGGCGCATACATTTGCTCAATGCAATGTCCTTGGATATGATGAACCCGCGTTGTCTCTCTCGACGGAGCAGGTCCTTGCGAACGCGCCTGAACGCGAAGGAGATCTTTTCCGCATCCGGGCTGTCCTCGAATAG
- the gatA gene encoding Asp-tRNA(Asn)/Glu-tRNA(Gln) amidotransferase subunit GatA — protein sequence MIDVKSLTIVESGKLLKDKEVSSVELTRAYLDRIDTVDPKIQALMTLTDELALAQAGEADSMIARGDGEALTGIPIVFKDVLCTKGIRTTCSSKMLENFIPPYDAAVVERLRGRWAVIIGKANMDEFAMGSSTENSAYFTTRNPWDTSRVPGGSSGGSAAAVAAGLAPAALGSDTGGSIRQPAAFCSVVGLKPTYGLVSRYGLIAFASSLDQIGPFTRDVADTALMLNAIAGYDPRDSTSVPQPETDYYGCLGDSVKGMRIGVPREYLAQGVTPQVKAVVDAALKVYEDLGCKIEECSLPTTDAALAVYYIIAPSEASANLARYDGVKYGYSFKDTDSMWQAMEKTRAIGFGPEVKRRIMLGTYALSAGYYDAWYVKAQKVRTVIRREFDAAFERYDALVTPTAPTMPFKIGEKAADPFSMYLSDICTIPVNIAGLPGISIQGGFAEGLPVGLQIIAKPFAEKTILKLGHAFQQVTEWHKRLPNI from the coding sequence ATGATCGACGTCAAATCGCTGACCATTGTTGAATCCGGCAAGCTCCTGAAGGACAAGGAAGTATCTTCGGTCGAACTTACACGCGCTTATCTCGACCGTATCGATACCGTGGACCCGAAGATTCAGGCGCTTATGACCCTGACCGACGAATTGGCTCTGGCACAGGCCGGGGAAGCCGATTCGATGATCGCTAGGGGTGATGGTGAGGCGCTCACCGGCATCCCGATAGTTTTCAAAGATGTTCTCTGTACCAAGGGCATCCGCACCACCTGTTCATCCAAAATGCTGGAGAATTTTATTCCTCCCTACGATGCGGCGGTCGTAGAGCGTCTTCGCGGCCGCTGGGCTGTTATAATTGGCAAAGCTAATATGGACGAGTTTGCCATGGGTTCTTCTACGGAGAACTCGGCCTATTTCACCACCCGCAATCCATGGGACACGTCACGAGTGCCGGGTGGCTCTTCGGGCGGATCGGCAGCCGCCGTAGCCGCTGGTCTCGCTCCGGCAGCCCTCGGTTCGGATACCGGAGGTAGCATCCGCCAACCGGCGGCATTCTGCTCGGTAGTTGGTTTGAAACCTACATACGGACTTGTATCCAGGTACGGTCTGATCGCATTTGCTTCGTCCCTCGACCAGATCGGACCATTTACCAGGGATGTCGCCGATACGGCTCTAATGTTGAATGCCATTGCCGGCTATGACCCGCGCGATTCCACCTCAGTCCCCCAACCCGAAACCGATTATTACGGTTGCCTTGGCGACAGCGTCAAAGGCATGAGGATCGGTGTACCCAGAGAGTATCTTGCCCAGGGCGTCACCCCGCAGGTTAAAGCAGTGGTTGATGCTGCTCTTAAGGTCTACGAAGACCTGGGCTGTAAAATCGAAGAATGCTCGCTGCCGACCACAGATGCAGCACTGGCGGTCTATTACATCATCGCCCCTTCGGAAGCCTCGGCCAACCTCGCCCGGTATGACGGTGTCAAATACGGCTACTCCTTTAAGGATACCGATAGTATGTGGCAGGCGATGGAAAAGACGCGCGCTATCGGTTTCGGGCCGGAAGTCAAACGACGTATCATGCTGGGCACCTATGCCCTGTCTGCCGGATATTACGACGCCTGGTATGTCAAGGCTCAAAAGGTCCGTACCGTCATACGCCGCGAGTTCGATGCCGCCTTCGAAAGATACGACGCTCTGGTCACCCCGACAGCGCCGACGATGCCGTTCAAAATCGGCGAAAAAGCGGCCGATCCCTTCTCGATGTATCTTTCGGATATCTGCACCATACCGGTTAACATCGCCGGTCTTCCCGGAATCTCAATCCAGGGCGGATTTGCCGAAGGCCTTCCAGTCGGCCTCCAAATCATCGCTAAACCCTTCGCCGAAAAGACGATATTGAAGCTCGGCCACGCATTCCAGCAAGTAACTGAGTGGCATAAACGCCTGCCGAACATCTAA
- a CDS encoding TfoX/Sxy family protein has product MKWEKCSTELSATLAAATAGSPAQKRMMFGCPAYFINDNMVTGVHQSNIILRLSEADRRSMFKEFDEAAPFEPFSGRSMKEYLALPAVVSDNSTVFQSWLSKAFG; this is encoded by the coding sequence ATGAAATGGGAAAAGTGTTCCACCGAACTTTCGGCCACTTTGGCCGCCGCCACCGCGGGTTCTCCCGCGCAAAAACGGATGATGTTCGGTTGCCCGGCTTACTTTATTAACGACAATATGGTGACCGGCGTCCACCAGTCGAATATCATCTTGCGGTTGAGTGAGGCCGATCGGCGCTCTATGTTTAAGGAGTTCGACGAGGCTGCGCCCTTTGAGCCATTTTCAGGGCGATCGATGAAGGAATATTTAGCTCTGCCAGCTGTGGTGTCTGACAACTCCACCGTTTTTCAGTCGTGGCTTTCCAAGGCTTTCGGTTAA
- a CDS encoding glutaredoxin family protein, which translates to MARVTVPGVDKGNVMLFALSTCVWCGKTKKLLEEMGVAYTYEYVDLLSGKDRDAAVKEIMVWNPATSFPTLVINNEKCIVGFKEDEIRRALA; encoded by the coding sequence ATGGCTCGAGTTACAGTTCCCGGTGTCGACAAGGGCAATGTTATGTTGTTCGCTTTATCGACCTGCGTTTGGTGCGGCAAGACTAAGAAATTACTGGAAGAAATGGGTGTAGCTTATACCTACGAATATGTCGACCTGCTCTCAGGAAAGGACAGGGATGCCGCAGTGAAGGAAATCATGGTTTGGAACCCTGCCACTTCCTTCCCCACCCTGGTGATAAATAATGAAAAGTGCATTGTCGGTTTTAAAGAAGACGAGATTCGGCGGGCTCTGGCATGA
- a CDS encoding ferredoxin-thioredoxin reductase catalytic domain-containing protein yields MDSRHDTAAVDNLFARLNADAEKFGYHLNPDIEFTRSLVEGLLTNIGRYGYMACPCRLASGIRAQDLDIICPCDYRDPDLSEYGACFCALYVNTPILQGKQALKPVPERRGQKMVEKKQESASTGSVTIKLSQPVWRCKVCGYLCARGEPPEICPICKATKDRFERFV; encoded by the coding sequence ATGGATTCCAGGCATGATACCGCTGCGGTTGATAACCTTTTCGCCAGGCTTAACGCCGACGCTGAAAAATTCGGTTATCACCTCAATCCGGATATCGAGTTCACACGGTCGCTGGTGGAAGGGCTTCTTACTAACATCGGCAGGTATGGCTACATGGCTTGTCCATGCCGGCTTGCCTCCGGCATACGTGCTCAGGATCTTGATATCATCTGCCCCTGTGACTACCGGGATCCGGATTTAAGCGAATACGGTGCCTGTTTCTGTGCTTTGTACGTTAACACTCCGATCCTTCAGGGTAAACAGGCGTTGAAGCCTGTGCCCGAAAGGCGAGGTCAAAAAATGGTTGAAAAAAAACAGGAATCCGCTTCAACCGGAAGTGTGACCATAAAACTGTCACAGCCGGTGTGGCGTTGCAAAGTTTGCGGGTACCTTTGCGCTCGCGGGGAACCGCCGGAGATCTGTCCCATCTGCAAAGCGACGAAAGACCGGTTCGAGCGTTTTGTCTAG
- a CDS encoding DUF6174 domain-containing protein, translating into MKYLTRLVFASSLIAVMSLVLIPGCDLVKSSLQRDLDAARARWERADIRSYEFRLRVGCFCPPNIIFPVIMTVQNGVNTDAEYAQEPKEITTDFFKQYDTIDKLFEVVQKAIDDRVDSLTVVYESANGYPKSINIDRIKDAVDDEIAFFVESFAPTS; encoded by the coding sequence ATGAAATACCTTACTAGGCTGGTTTTTGCCTCGAGTCTTATTGCCGTAATGTCTTTGGTGCTCATTCCCGGCTGCGACCTTGTTAAAAGTAGTCTCCAACGCGATCTCGATGCCGCTCGTGCCAGGTGGGAACGGGCAGACATCAGATCTTACGAATTTCGCCTTCGCGTAGGCTGTTTCTGCCCGCCCAACATTATTTTCCCTGTGATCATGACAGTTCAAAATGGAGTTAATACGGACGCCGAATATGCTCAAGAACCAAAAGAAATTACCACCGATTTCTTCAAACAGTACGACACTATCGACAAGTTGTTTGAGGTCGTCCAAAAAGCTATCGATGACAGAGTTGACAGCCTGACGGTTGTCTATGAATCCGCGAATGGTTATCCAAAATCAATTAACATCGATCGTATTAAAGATGCAGTTGACGATGAAATCGCGTTTTTCGTTGAATCGTTCGCCCCAACCTCCTGA
- a CDS encoding Lrp/AsnC family transcriptional regulator encodes MLKHEVLKILESDARTTPEVISRMTGASLDEIKQIIGEAETDRTIVRYKTVINWEKVSNERVEAIIEVKVTPQRDTGFDAIARRVYNFPEARTVYLMSGTYDLAVLVTGKTMHQVADFVSQKLSQIDGVQGTTTHFMLKRYKEDGEVLAGTEQIDRQQVVL; translated from the coding sequence ATGCTGAAGCATGAAGTTCTTAAGATCCTGGAATCAGACGCTCGAACCACCCCCGAAGTGATCTCTCGGATGACCGGTGCCTCTCTTGACGAGATCAAACAAATCATCGGTGAAGCCGAAACCGATCGTACGATCGTCCGTTACAAGACAGTCATCAATTGGGAGAAAGTTTCCAATGAACGCGTCGAAGCTATCATCGAGGTCAAGGTGACTCCCCAACGGGACACCGGCTTCGATGCCATCGCCCGTCGAGTCTATAATTTCCCTGAAGCCAGGACTGTTTATCTCATGTCGGGTACATATGACCTCGCAGTGTTAGTTACAGGTAAGACAATGCATCAGGTGGCCGATTTTGTTTCCCAGAAGCTGTCACAGATTGACGGCGTCCAAGGAACCACGACTCACTTCATGCTTAAACGCTACAAGGAAGACGGCGAGGTTCTTGCCGGAACCGAGCAAATCGACCGGCAACAAGTCGTACTTTAG
- a CDS encoding aminotransferase class I/II-fold pyridoxal phosphate-dependent enzyme, whose amino-acid sequence MPTETSVKRSMTSKAVKAIKPSGIRKFFDLLADMEGAISLGVGEPDYVTPWHIREAAIYALEHGRTMYTSNAGTPELRQEIARYLNTAHGLEYNPLGEIVVTVGVSEALDLAARAILDPGDEVIIPDPCYVSYPSCVTLAGGVPVTVPTWESESFELNPREVARAITPRTRAILLGYPANPTGAVMPYDKLAELAILAARHNLIVLSDEIYNRLTYGVTVPSFASLPGMRERTVVLNGVSKAYSMTGWRIGYAAGPKEIIAGMTKIHQYTMLCASSMGQAAAIEALKNGESDIQAMVEDYNHRRQVMVSGFNSLGLSCFDPRGAFYAFPSIKSTGLSSDEFAERLLKEEKVAVVPGTAFGEQGEGYLRCCYATSLPQIEEALERVKRFLTRL is encoded by the coding sequence ATGCCTACCGAAACAAGTGTCAAGCGTTCGATGACTTCAAAAGCCGTAAAGGCTATTAAGCCGTCGGGAATACGTAAGTTTTTCGATTTGCTGGCCGATATGGAAGGAGCGATTTCGCTCGGCGTCGGCGAGCCGGACTATGTTACCCCGTGGCACATACGCGAAGCTGCTATTTATGCCCTTGAGCATGGCCGGACGATGTATACCTCTAACGCCGGCACACCCGAGTTGAGACAGGAGATCGCCCGCTACCTTAATACGGCACATGGTTTAGAGTACAATCCTCTTGGCGAGATCGTCGTAACCGTGGGCGTTTCTGAAGCCCTTGACCTGGCGGCCAGGGCGATCCTTGATCCCGGCGACGAGGTGATAATCCCGGACCCATGCTACGTGTCGTATCCTTCCTGCGTAACTCTTGCGGGCGGCGTACCGGTGACGGTGCCGACCTGGGAGTCCGAATCGTTCGAACTAAACCCTAGAGAAGTCGCCAGGGCAATAACGCCGAGGACGAGGGCTATTCTTTTAGGTTATCCCGCCAACCCCACCGGGGCAGTGATGCCTTACGACAAATTGGCGGAGCTGGCTATCCTGGCTGCTCGGCACAACCTGATTGTCCTCTCGGATGAGATTTACAATCGCTTGACCTATGGCGTGACTGTTCCGTCGTTCGCGAGCCTACCCGGTATGAGGGAACGTACCGTCGTCCTTAATGGGGTATCCAAGGCGTATTCTATGACCGGGTGGCGTATCGGGTATGCTGCCGGACCAAAAGAAATCATCGCCGGCATGACCAAGATCCACCAGTACACCATGCTCTGTGCTTCCTCAATGGGCCAGGCCGCAGCTATCGAGGCATTGAAAAACGGCGAGTCTGATATTCAGGCGATGGTCGAAGACTACAATCATAGGCGTCAGGTGATGGTGTCCGGCTTTAATTCGTTGGGCTTGAGCTGTTTCGATCCCAGGGGTGCTTTCTATGCCTTCCCCTCGATAAAATCGACCGGACTTTCCTCGGACGAATTTGCTGAGCGCCTCCTGAAGGAAGAAAAGGTTGCCGTCGTTCCGGGCACTGCTTTCGGGGAGCAGGGAGAGGGTTACCTCCGTTGTTGTTATGCCACTTCGTTGCCACAAATCGAAGAAGCGCTAGAACGCGTCAAACGTTTCTTGACCCGCTTGTAA
- a CDS encoding DUF2780 domain-containing protein has product MELVDLLICKLGVTEAQAKGGAGLILKRAKDALGDKEFAGISSMASDLSTLVRDLPATDNTVMGEVEKMFSIFGRKLGSLGSAAGVRTGFLKLGLHAEMIEKFERIILDFVKGKSGDTARMSLEKALSLD; this is encoded by the coding sequence ATGGAATTAGTAGACCTGTTAATCTGCAAATTGGGAGTCACGGAAGCGCAGGCGAAGGGAGGCGCGGGGTTAATTCTCAAGCGCGCAAAGGACGCCCTCGGGGACAAGGAATTTGCCGGCATTTCTTCGATGGCCTCCGATCTCAGCACCCTTGTAAGGGATCTACCTGCGACAGACAACACCGTCATGGGTGAAGTCGAGAAGATGTTTTCGATCTTCGGCAGGAAGTTGGGCAGCCTGGGTTCGGCGGCCGGCGTCAGGACAGGATTCTTGAAATTGGGGCTGCACGCCGAGATGATCGAAAAATTCGAACGGATCATCCTTGATTTCGTTAAGGGCAAAAGCGGGGATACTGCAAGGATGTCGTTGGAAAAAGCCTTAAGTTTAGATTAA
- a CDS encoding gluconate 2-dehydrogenase subunit 3 family protein produces MQETTIEPTKENLGVSRRYFVKGAGIIAGGFAIGSMALVQACTSNNPTTTPTGTTTAPPTTTPPPTTAPPVVETYLFFSAVEAATIKAAFGRLLPGSASDPGAVEATAHIYLDRALNGAYANLGVNYHRGITAMNAYCQTKFSKNFGDLTAAQQDTVLTDMQGGTATGFYAPGAAEFFGLLLKHMTEGTFCDPLYGGNQNLVGWKMIGYPGSQAAYIDSEMAIGFDQASKKILTLADVEGIVMPLPASGF; encoded by the coding sequence ATGCAAGAAACAACGATTGAACCGACTAAAGAAAATCTCGGCGTTTCCCGCCGATATTTTGTTAAAGGGGCGGGTATCATTGCCGGCGGCTTTGCCATTGGATCTATGGCTCTGGTCCAGGCCTGCACATCGAATAATCCCACAACTACTCCGACGGGAACGACCACCGCCCCGCCCACGACCACTCCCCCGCCAACCACCGCTCCGCCGGTGGTTGAAACTTACCTCTTTTTTAGTGCTGTCGAAGCCGCCACCATCAAAGCCGCTTTTGGCAGACTTCTTCCGGGTTCCGCTTCGGATCCGGGTGCTGTCGAGGCCACGGCGCATATTTATCTTGACCGGGCTTTGAACGGGGCTTATGCAAATCTGGGAGTGAACTATCACCGTGGCATTACTGCGATGAATGCCTACTGCCAGACCAAGTTCTCCAAAAATTTTGGTGACCTGACGGCGGCGCAGCAGGACACCGTGTTGACCGATATGCAGGGAGGAACCGCGACCGGATTTTATGCACCCGGGGCAGCAGAGTTTTTCGGCTTGCTTCTCAAGCATATGACCGAGGGTACTTTCTGTGATCCGCTCTATGGAGGCAACCAGAACCTTGTAGGATGGAAGATGATAGGTTACCCCGGTTCCCAGGCGGCTTACATCGATTCTGAAATGGCAATCGGTTTTGACCAAGCATCGAAAAAAATTCTAACACTAGCCGACGTCGAAGGCATCGTTATGCCGCTGCCGGCCTCTGGATTTTAA
- a CDS encoding GMC family oxidoreductase, whose translation MATLPKVNVVIVGLGAAGCIMAKELSTAGLKVVGIEWGPLRRTQDFQWDHDELKYESRQYLLKPIIDEQPMTYRPNAQTSAINSGVPWTISSGVGGGSIHYGTWNWRALPHHFRLKSEITAKYGANALPPGTNVVDWPISYNDLAPYYDKVDTEIGISGKAGNINGQIQAGGNSFEGPRSKDFPLPPLIQTTGSRIFSQAATALSYKPFPTPSAIISQPYDGRPGCDYCGFCSGYGCHIGAKSSTMVSVYPKAVASGNFEARTGCRVIRINKSDGRATSVTYLDQAGVEQEQPAGLIIVSNYTWGAVRLLLLSGMNANGMVGKYLMSHQYQIVNGIFDTLITNPSEGQTGANATIDEFNGDNFDHTGLGFIEGASITSLGGNTHAITGTSSLAPGDFKQVAANQNWGQARKDFIKQYFKRTLGLIAQTPTLPYENNVIDLDPTVKDSIGLPVVRVTYTGSDNEKAIGNFLQPKMAAILKQAGASSTVNGPLLIPPWNNHEVGPCRMGTDPTKSVVNQYLQSWELPNMFIVSGAVFPTYFGYNPTHTIEALSYWAADNIKLQAQTGGNLVQYL comes from the coding sequence ATGGCTACTTTGCCTAAAGTCAATGTCGTAATTGTTGGGCTCGGCGCCGCGGGCTGCATCATGGCCAAGGAACTCTCTACCGCCGGATTAAAAGTAGTTGGCATCGAATGGGGGCCTCTTCGCCGAACCCAGGATTTCCAGTGGGATCATGATGAACTCAAATACGAAAGCCGGCAATATCTTTTAAAACCTATTATCGATGAACAACCGATGACTTACCGGCCCAACGCCCAGACCTCGGCCATCAATTCGGGGGTACCTTGGACGATCTCATCTGGAGTCGGCGGCGGTTCTATCCATTACGGCACCTGGAACTGGCGGGCTTTACCGCATCATTTCCGACTAAAAAGCGAAATAACCGCAAAATATGGAGCGAATGCCTTGCCTCCAGGTACAAATGTGGTTGATTGGCCTATCAGTTACAACGACCTGGCGCCGTATTACGATAAAGTGGATACGGAAATTGGTATCTCCGGCAAAGCCGGAAATATCAACGGCCAGATTCAAGCTGGCGGCAATTCGTTCGAAGGTCCGAGATCCAAAGATTTTCCATTGCCTCCGCTCATCCAGACCACCGGGTCGCGCATCTTCAGCCAGGCGGCAACGGCCCTCTCCTACAAGCCTTTCCCAACGCCTTCGGCCATCATATCTCAACCTTACGACGGACGGCCGGGCTGTGACTACTGCGGATTTTGTTCTGGCTATGGCTGCCACATTGGAGCCAAATCTAGCACTATGGTCAGCGTCTATCCCAAGGCAGTCGCCAGCGGCAATTTTGAGGCGCGGACAGGTTGCCGGGTTATCCGAATCAACAAGAGTGATGGCCGGGCGACCAGCGTCACTTATCTCGACCAAGCCGGTGTGGAACAGGAACAACCGGCCGGACTTATCATCGTATCTAATTACACGTGGGGAGCAGTCAGGCTGTTGCTGCTTTCGGGTATGAATGCCAACGGCATGGTCGGCAAATACCTGATGAGCCACCAGTACCAGATCGTTAATGGGATCTTTGATACCCTCATTACCAATCCTAGCGAAGGTCAAACCGGGGCTAATGCCACCATCGATGAATTTAACGGCGATAATTTCGATCATACCGGTTTGGGATTCATTGAGGGAGCTTCGATAACTTCACTTGGCGGCAATACTCATGCTATCACCGGCACTTCATCATTGGCGCCCGGTGATTTCAAGCAGGTAGCAGCCAACCAGAACTGGGGACAGGCTCGGAAGGACTTCATCAAACAGTACTTCAAACGGACGTTGGGGCTTATCGCCCAAACTCCAACCCTTCCTTATGAAAACAACGTTATCGATCTCGATCCGACGGTTAAAGATTCCATCGGACTCCCCGTTGTTCGCGTAACATACACCGGCTCCGACAACGAAAAAGCCATTGGGAACTTTCTTCAGCCCAAAATGGCTGCTATCCTGAAACAGGCGGGCGCATCCTCCACAGTCAATGGGCCGCTATTGATCCCGCCCTGGAACAACCACGAAGTGGGGCCATGCCGCATGGGCACCGATCCAACCAAATCGGTAGTTAATCAATACTTGCAGTCGTGGGAACTTCCCAACATGTTTATTGTGAGCGGCGCAGTTTTTCCAACTTATTTTGGTTACAATCCGACCCATACTATTGAAGCGCTTAGTTATTGGGCGGCTGACAATATAAAGTTACAAGCCCAGACCGGTGGAAATTTGGTGCAGTACTTATAA